One Rhodothermales bacterium genomic window carries:
- a CDS encoding right-handed parallel beta-helix repeat-containing protein, translating into MPHRFMKTLTAPSIALFALVMLLIGFAAHRPAAAQTTHTVTSLDDAGAGTLRDALAAANAGDEIRFDDALAGQTLTLTSGALSIERDVILAGPGMDALSISGNGASRVIAVQAGVKATLSDLTLRDGYATDIGGCIWVGQGADLTLNRTRITGNRALDNGGGVYIHSAATLLIADSEILDNEAGGDFSPNGGGIYNAAGTVRIERSTVSGNRSTRGGGIWNASAGTMTIHASTISGNTADNEGGGIYNNKRLTITSSTVSGNTAAQDAGGIRNRGGDTLAVVNSTISGNASGRTGGLMNADFGTTVLRNSTVVDNRSGFPGAGIWNGEDAKTFLYSTIVASNLAEGDVLSDLIDQRLTGIGIVSQGFNFISNSDPDARVNARNVFIPLASDLVGSAFFPRNPFLHPLADNGGPTLTHRPQAASILIDNGDCQRTGFDVDQIGGPRLVDIPGDVFSNASDGCDIGAVEASLSVALPVEDQDRPIPMEALLTPAYPNPFAHATRLKLTLTFEQDVTIALHDALGRQVRSLHAGRLQAHIPYVFDIEVGDLAGGVYVVTAAGEAFRVSRPVILLK; encoded by the coding sequence ATGCCTCACCGCTTTATGAAGACGCTCACCGCCCCCTCGATCGCCCTGTTCGCGCTCGTGATGCTCCTGATCGGTTTCGCGGCGCACCGCCCGGCGGCCGCCCAGACAACGCATACGGTCACCTCGCTGGACGATGCCGGAGCCGGCACGCTGCGCGACGCGCTCGCCGCCGCGAATGCCGGCGACGAAATCCGGTTTGACGACGCGCTGGCCGGGCAGACGCTGACGCTCACCAGCGGAGCCCTCTCCATCGAGCGCGACGTGATCCTCGCCGGCCCGGGGATGGACGCGTTATCCATCAGCGGCAACGGCGCCTCCCGCGTGATCGCTGTCCAGGCCGGCGTCAAGGCGACGCTATCGGACCTGACGCTCCGGGACGGCTACGCGACCGACATCGGCGGGTGCATATGGGTCGGGCAAGGGGCCGATCTGACCCTGAATCGGACACGCATCACCGGAAACCGGGCGCTGGACAACGGCGGCGGCGTGTACATCCACAGCGCCGCCACCCTGCTGATCGCCGACAGCGAGATCCTGGACAACGAAGCCGGCGGGGATTTCTCCCCGAACGGCGGCGGCATTTACAACGCGGCCGGCACGGTACGGATCGAGCGCTCCACCGTCTCCGGCAACCGCTCGACTCGCGGCGGCGGCATATGGAACGCCAGCGCCGGCACGATGACCATCCACGCATCGACGATCTCCGGGAATACCGCCGACAACGAAGGCGGCGGCATCTACAACAACAAACGGCTCACGATCACCAGTTCCACCGTCTCGGGCAACACCGCGGCGCAGGACGCCGGCGGAATCCGCAACCGGGGCGGCGATACGCTTGCCGTCGTGAACAGCACGATCTCGGGCAACGCGTCCGGCCGCACGGGCGGACTGATGAATGCGGATTTCGGGACGACCGTCCTCCGGAATTCCACCGTGGTCGACAACCGTTCCGGCTTCCCTGGAGCCGGCATCTGGAACGGCGAGGACGCGAAGACTTTCCTCTACAGCACCATCGTCGCCTCGAACCTGGCCGAGGGCGACGTCCTTTCCGACCTCATCGACCAGCGCCTGACGGGCATCGGTATCGTCTCGCAGGGCTTCAACTTCATCAGCAACAGCGACCCGGACGCCCGGGTAAACGCCCGGAACGTGTTTATCCCGCTCGCAAGCGACCTGGTGGGCAGCGCATTTTTCCCCAGAAACCCGTTCCTGCATCCGCTGGCGGACAACGGCGGCCCCACGCTGACGCACCGCCCGCAGGCGGCCAGCATCCTCATCGACAACGGCGATTGCCAGCGGACGGGCTTCGACGTCGACCAGATCGGTGGCCCCCGCCTGGTCGACATCCCGGGAGATGTCTTTTCAAACGCGAGCGACGGGTGCGACATCGGCGCGGTGGAGGCCTCGCTCAGCGTCGCCCTGCCGGTCGAAGATCAGGACCGTCCCATCCCCATGGAGGCCCTGCTCACGCCGGCCTATCCCAACCCCTTCGCCCACGCCACCCGGCTCAAGCTGACGCTGACCTTCGAGCAGGATGTGACGATTGCACTGCACGATGCCCTCGGGCGCCAGGTGCGCAGCCTCCACGCCGGCCGGCTGCAGGCCCACATCCCGTACGTGTTCGACATCGAAGTCGGCGATCTAGCCGGCGGAGTGTATGTCGTAACGGCCGCCGGCGAGGCCTTCCGCGTGAGCCGGCCGGTGATCCTGCTGAAATAG
- a CDS encoding ABC transporter transmembrane domain-containing protein yields MPLNEPLPQAIQTQIAGAEPVATAATDLDANGQFGAAWLVLTRDRLQVYAPEGGPARIDLALPDIQSLQAEGLVGAGAMVATLDDGASVEVLRYSNALQRTFGRIARYVTDLRRYERDRARAERGETDKDGNPIPMPEAPPQLDLGVDEDRRCPTCHLLLPEGTRVCPNCMSKGKAIRRMLAYLQPHRRAIVTIWVTMIVGLVFSLVPTYLTRPLTDRVLNPVDDPLPMDQRLSLLGWLVVILLGAQFGGQALAVFRGRMAASLGQRLSHELRNDVFNHLQHLSLKFFDKRQAGALIPRVTRDTQSLEIVLVDSIQMFFSNIFLFFGIGIVLFWMNWKLTLLVFIPAPIVLLLSRYSWDRLMNVWRRTWHQDSRLVATVSDSLSGIRVVRAFAREHREVERFDQRSTELFKARVEADQLWVTFFPILFFIMSIGNLIVWYVGGYEIIEGTRLGAQLVPSREVFTLGQFFAFLGYLGQFYGPLQFMSRITDYLSRSLASAERVFEVLDTESEVKDAEAPVPMPAIEGRIAFRNVTFGYDPLKPVLKEVSFEVAPGEMIGLVGKSGAGKSTTINLLCRFYEVQEGAILIDGVDIKQIAQHDLRSQIGVVLQEPFLFSGSIYENIAFARPEASREDVMAAAKAANAHDFIVQKPDGYDTQVGERGQTLSGGERQRISIARAILHNPRILILDEATASVDTDTEKQIQEAIARLIRGRTTFAIAHRLSTLRNASRLVVLKDGKIAEVGTHAELMASEGEFYRLVKMQQEMNQIIEVT; encoded by the coding sequence ATGCCGCTGAACGAACCGCTTCCCCAGGCCATCCAGACACAAATTGCCGGCGCCGAGCCGGTGGCTACCGCCGCCACCGACCTCGACGCGAACGGCCAGTTCGGCGCCGCGTGGCTGGTGCTGACTCGCGACCGGCTTCAGGTGTACGCTCCGGAGGGCGGGCCGGCGCGCATCGATCTGGCGCTCCCGGATATCCAGTCGCTGCAGGCCGAAGGCCTGGTGGGCGCCGGGGCGATGGTCGCGACGCTGGACGACGGCGCCAGCGTGGAGGTGCTCCGGTATTCGAACGCGCTGCAGCGCACCTTCGGCCGGATCGCGCGGTACGTAACCGATCTGCGCCGGTATGAACGCGACCGGGCCCGGGCCGAACGCGGCGAGACGGACAAAGACGGCAACCCGATTCCGATGCCGGAGGCCCCGCCGCAGCTGGACCTCGGCGTCGACGAGGATCGCCGATGCCCCACGTGCCACCTCTTGCTTCCGGAGGGGACGCGTGTGTGCCCCAACTGCATGAGCAAGGGGAAAGCCATCCGGCGCATGCTCGCCTATCTCCAGCCGCACCGCCGGGCCATCGTCACCATCTGGGTGACGATGATCGTCGGCCTCGTGTTTTCCCTCGTGCCCACCTATCTGACCCGGCCGCTGACCGATCGCGTGCTGAACCCGGTCGACGACCCGCTGCCGATGGATCAGCGGCTGAGCCTGCTCGGCTGGCTCGTGGTGATCCTGCTCGGCGCGCAATTCGGCGGGCAGGCGCTCGCGGTGTTTCGGGGGCGCATGGCGGCCAGCCTCGGGCAGCGCCTCTCGCACGAACTGCGCAACGACGTCTTCAACCACCTCCAGCATCTTTCCCTCAAGTTCTTCGACAAGCGGCAGGCCGGCGCGCTGATCCCCCGCGTCACGCGCGACACGCAGTCGCTGGAAATCGTGCTGGTGGATAGCATCCAGATGTTCTTCTCGAACATCTTTCTGTTTTTCGGGATCGGGATCGTGTTGTTCTGGATGAACTGGAAGCTGACGCTGCTCGTCTTCATCCCGGCGCCGATCGTCCTGCTGCTGTCCCGATACAGCTGGGACCGGCTGATGAACGTGTGGCGGCGGACGTGGCACCAGGACAGCCGGCTGGTGGCGACGGTGAGCGACAGCCTCTCGGGCATCCGGGTCGTCCGCGCGTTCGCGCGGGAGCACCGGGAGGTCGAGCGGTTTGACCAGCGCAGCACGGAGCTGTTCAAGGCGCGGGTCGAGGCCGATCAGCTGTGGGTCACGTTTTTCCCGATCCTCTTCTTCATCATGAGCATCGGCAACCTCATCGTGTGGTATGTCGGCGGCTACGAAATCATCGAGGGCACCCGGCTCGGCGCGCAGCTGGTGCCGAGCCGGGAGGTATTCACCCTCGGTCAGTTTTTTGCGTTTCTCGGCTACCTCGGACAGTTCTACGGGCCGCTGCAGTTCATGAGCCGCATCACCGACTACCTGTCGCGTTCGCTCGCGTCGGCCGAGCGGGTGTTCGAGGTGCTCGACACGGAGTCCGAGGTGAAGGATGCCGAGGCGCCGGTGCCCATGCCGGCGATCGAGGGACGGATCGCGTTTCGGAACGTCACGTTCGGCTACGACCCGCTCAAGCCGGTGCTGAAGGAGGTCAGTTTCGAGGTGGCTCCGGGCGAGATGATCGGGCTGGTTGGCAAGAGCGGGGCCGGCAAGAGCACCACGATCAACCTGCTCTGCCGGTTCTACGAAGTGCAGGAAGGCGCGATTCTCATCGACGGGGTGGACATCAAGCAGATCGCGCAGCACGACCTCCGCTCGCAGATCGGCGTCGTCCTCCAGGAGCCGTTCCTGTTCAGCGGGTCGATCTACGAAAACATCGCCTTCGCCCGTCCGGAGGCCTCGCGTGAGGACGTCATGGCTGCGGCGAAGGCGGCGAACGCGCACGACTTCATCGTCCAGAAGCCGGACGGCTATGACACGCAGGTGGGGGAGCGGGGCCAGACGCTCAGCGGCGGCGAACGCCAGCGCATCAGCATCGCGCGCGCCATCCTGCATAACCCGCGCATCCTCATCCTCGACGAGGCGACGGCGTCGGTCGACACCGATACCGAGAAGCAGATCCAGGAAGCCATCGCCCGGCTCATTCGCGGCCGCACGACGTTCGCCATCGCGCACCGGCTGAGCACCCTCCGCAACGCCTCCCGGCTCGTGGTGCTGAAGGACGGCAAGATCGCCGAGGTGGGCACCCACGCCGAGTTGATGGCGTCCGAAGGCGAGTTCTACCGGCTCGTGAAGATGCAGCAGGAGATGAACCAGATCATCGAGGTGACCTGA
- a CDS encoding protein kinase yields MELIGTSRLHYQIIEKLGEGGMGVVYKAFDTKLKRDVAIKFLPWQYATIPDVRTRFRIEAQAAATLNHPNIATIYAIEEMPGPEDEREIFFVMEYIDGMELKQRIKEGPISLQDALQIALHIAEGLHTAHEHGITHRDIKPSNIMLTAKGRVKLMDFGLAKIGRGIQLTKTNTTLGTLAYMSPEQARGETVDYRSDIWSFGVLLYEMLCNALPFEENYEHALIYSIVNNPPILLVERRGDLPPALTEIVEGTLQKDPDERYQDMQVLIDDLNQVQQVLRNRALLGQLDDTQAAVGLQTALARQEDSDLAPFTPREEPIPTSHAGAAPPERSIAPMVIMLAVLVPVAAFATYFLLSSPSSPTRSDPPAVAMNGDPPPPPTAQPTETSVPAPEVDNTDRSDTPISSPAVEPDATPAVVSSSPIAAELDEPAPTQAAVSPAPVDTLHARELQKQQAAQARDELLLTRNQLTSEMSILSTLATFDKAVAAQRQADQAFERGAYTEATELYTSALAGVQAAEIEATAVEKLHAQQGKRALDQLIAALPPGSADLPAFREVTARIQDGDEAFSQNAFAQSNKQYNEALQLVQGMANQLARQDEEKRRVDSLVDDATMALKTAFESEDINRLEQIFALSDADRDIWRNTFLAFRNFTFEMTRQQLNHIDADRYVLDCDVKVRYINNKNAPDDADLPLRLPLVRGEQGWKHEKFQYK; encoded by the coding sequence GTGGAACTGATCGGCACATCGCGACTGCACTACCAGATCATCGAGAAGCTCGGCGAAGGCGGCATGGGCGTGGTCTACAAGGCGTTTGATACCAAGCTCAAGCGCGATGTAGCCATCAAGTTTTTACCCTGGCAGTACGCCACGATACCTGACGTCCGTACCCGGTTTCGCATCGAGGCACAGGCCGCCGCCACACTCAATCATCCCAACATCGCGACGATCTACGCGATCGAAGAAATGCCGGGGCCCGAAGACGAGCGGGAGATCTTCTTCGTGATGGAATACATCGACGGGATGGAGCTGAAGCAACGGATCAAGGAAGGTCCGATCTCCTTGCAAGATGCCCTCCAGATCGCATTACACATCGCTGAAGGTTTGCATACGGCGCATGAACACGGCATCACGCATCGCGACATAAAGCCGTCGAATATCATGCTGACGGCCAAAGGACGGGTGAAGCTGATGGATTTCGGCCTGGCCAAGATCGGGCGCGGCATCCAACTCACGAAAACCAACACGACACTCGGCACGCTCGCGTATATGTCACCCGAACAGGCGCGAGGGGAAACCGTTGATTATCGAAGTGACATCTGGTCTTTCGGCGTCCTCCTGTACGAAATGCTGTGCAACGCACTGCCGTTCGAAGAAAACTACGAGCACGCGCTGATTTATTCGATTGTAAACAACCCGCCGATACTGCTCGTCGAGCGCCGAGGCGATCTCCCGCCTGCGCTGACCGAGATCGTCGAAGGCACGCTGCAAAAGGATCCTGATGAGCGCTACCAGGACATGCAGGTGTTGATCGACGATCTGAACCAGGTGCAGCAGGTCCTCCGCAACCGGGCCCTGCTTGGCCAATTGGACGATACACAGGCCGCTGTCGGCCTGCAGACCGCCCTCGCACGCCAGGAAGACAGCGATCTAGCGCCTTTCACCCCCCGGGAAGAGCCCATCCCGACCTCACACGCCGGCGCCGCCCCACCGGAGCGCTCGATTGCCCCTATGGTGATCATGCTGGCCGTCCTCGTGCCGGTGGCTGCCTTCGCTACGTATTTTTTGCTCTCGTCTCCCTCGTCGCCAACGCGTAGCGATCCGCCTGCCGTGGCGATGAACGGCGATCCACCGCCTCCCCCGACCGCACAACCCACCGAAACATCTGTGCCGGCGCCGGAGGTTGACAACACCGACCGCTCAGATACTCCGATTTCCAGTCCCGCTGTCGAACCGGACGCAACACCGGCCGTCGTTTCATCGTCGCCGATCGCAGCAGAGCTTGACGAGCCGGCGCCCACGCAAGCCGCCGTGTCACCCGCTCCTGTCGATACACTCCATGCGCGCGAACTCCAGAAACAGCAGGCCGCCCAGGCGCGCGACGAGCTCCTCCTGACACGTAACCAGCTCACGTCGGAAATGTCCATCCTTTCGACGCTGGCGACGTTTGACAAAGCCGTCGCTGCCCAGCGCCAGGCCGACCAGGCCTTTGAACGCGGCGCGTACACGGAAGCAACGGAGCTTTACACATCGGCCCTGGCGGGCGTTCAAGCGGCGGAAATCGAAGCGACCGCGGTGGAAAAGCTGCATGCGCAGCAGGGCAAGCGCGCACTCGACCAGCTCATCGCCGCCCTGCCCCCCGGTTCAGCCGACCTTCCCGCTTTCAGGGAGGTGACGGCACGCATACAGGACGGGGACGAAGCCTTCAGCCAGAATGCGTTCGCGCAGTCCAACAAGCAGTACAATGAAGCCCTGCAACTCGTGCAGGGCATGGCGAACCAGCTCGCTCGGCAAGACGAGGAAAAAAGACGAGTCGATTCGCTCGTCGACGACGCGACGATGGCGCTCAAGACGGCGTTCGAAAGCGAAGACATCAACCGTCTCGAGCAAATATTTGCTCTCTCGGACGCCGATCGCGACATCTGGCGAAATACCTTTCTGGCCTTCAGAAATTTCACCTTCGAAATGACACGTCAGCAGCTGAACCACATTGACGCAGATCGATACGTACTCGACTGTGACGTGAAGGTGAGGTATATCAACAACAAAAATGCCCCTGACGATGCAGACCTGCCCCTCCGTTTGCCGCTCGTTCGTGGCGAACAGGGCTGGAAACACGAGAAGTTTCAGTACAAATAG
- a CDS encoding DUF1854 domain-containing protein, which produces MRETATPSTATLSTATPLTLVEASRLEMLDPARLTFFRHGAALRLTVAGDRSYLSVAVLRAFPLSEPARFLSLRDGEGKEIGVLAEPAALGEADRLIVEDALERRYFVPEVTRILAAKERFGTVDWTVQTNRGERRFTTQNLRENSTRPAPGRLILSDIDGNRYDIRDIDGLDRESQTLLYKHV; this is translated from the coding sequence ATGCGTGAAACCGCAACCCCGTCCACCGCAACCCTATCCACTGCAACCCCGCTCACCCTCGTCGAGGCCTCCCGCCTGGAGATGCTGGATCCGGCGCGGCTGACGTTTTTCCGCCACGGCGCGGCGCTCCGGTTGACCGTCGCCGGCGACCGGTCGTACCTCAGCGTCGCCGTGCTGCGCGCGTTCCCGCTGTCGGAGCCGGCCCGGTTTCTGAGCCTGCGGGACGGTGAGGGCAAGGAGATCGGCGTCCTCGCCGAGCCGGCGGCGCTCGGCGAGGCGGATCGCCTTATCGTCGAGGACGCCCTGGAAAGACGGTATTTCGTGCCGGAAGTGACGCGGATCCTCGCGGCGAAAGAGCGCTTCGGCACGGTCGACTGGACGGTCCAGACCAACCGCGGCGAGCGCCGGTTCACGACGCAGAACCTGCGCGAGAACAGCACGCGCCCGGCGCCGGGCCGGCTGATCCTCTCGGACATCGACGGCAACCGCTACGACATCCGCGACATCGACGGGCTGGACCGGGAGAGCCAGACGCTGCTGTACAAGCACGTCTGA
- a CDS encoding bile acid:sodium symporter family protein encodes MTKRIYTLFLAAAGLCAVGALVVGLVAGLAATGPLVVALFVFLAIGGLGVPALKQLAFTIWIFAAVSAALYYPEPFLAVGDYELKNLIVPLIQIIMFGMGTAMSLSDFAGVVKMPRGVVVGLICQFTIMPLVGLMLAKSLGFSDEIAAGIVLIGSAPSGVASNVMAYIARANLALSITLTACSTLLAPVMTPFLMKMLAGQFVPVDFFSMMIGIIKMVIVPIVLGLIVNRLLRGHDGWLTRAMPILSMTAIAVVLTIIVATGRNDLLTVGPLLFAAAIFHNAAGYFLGYWGCRLVGMDEQSCRTISIEVGMQNGGLATGIALQMGKVATVGLAPAIFGPWMNISGSALANWWRSRPLGDASVTPADA; translated from the coding sequence GTGACCAAACGAATCTACACCCTCTTTCTCGCCGCCGCCGGCCTCTGCGCGGTTGGGGCGCTCGTTGTCGGACTCGTGGCGGGGCTCGCCGCGACGGGGCCGCTCGTGGTCGCCTTGTTCGTCTTCCTAGCGATCGGCGGGCTCGGCGTGCCGGCGCTGAAACAGCTGGCCTTCACGATCTGGATCTTCGCGGCCGTGTCTGCCGCCTTGTATTATCCGGAGCCGTTTCTCGCGGTGGGCGACTACGAATTGAAGAACCTCATCGTACCGCTCATCCAGATCATCATGTTCGGGATGGGAACGGCGATGAGCCTCAGCGACTTCGCCGGCGTCGTCAAAATGCCGAGAGGGGTCGTTGTGGGGTTGATCTGCCAGTTCACGATCATGCCGCTCGTGGGGCTGATGCTCGCGAAATCGCTCGGGTTTTCGGATGAGATCGCCGCCGGCATCGTGCTGATCGGCTCGGCGCCGAGCGGCGTGGCGTCGAACGTGATGGCCTACATCGCCCGGGCTAACCTGGCGCTGTCGATCACCCTCACCGCGTGCAGCACGCTGCTGGCGCCGGTGATGACACCGTTTTTGATGAAGATGCTCGCCGGCCAGTTCGTGCCGGTCGATTTCTTCTCCATGATGATCGGCATCATCAAGATGGTGATCGTGCCCATCGTGCTCGGGCTCATCGTGAACCGCCTGCTGCGCGGTCACGACGGCTGGCTGACGCGCGCCATGCCCATCCTGTCGATGACCGCGATCGCCGTTGTGCTGACCATCATCGTGGCGACGGGACGCAACGACCTGCTGACGGTCGGACCGCTGCTGTTCGCCGCCGCGATCTTCCACAATGCCGCCGGCTACTTCCTCGGCTACTGGGGCTGCCGGCTGGTGGGGATGGACGAGCAGTCGTGCCGGACGATCTCCATCGAGGTGGGGATGCAGAACGGCGGACTCGCGACGGGCATCGCGCTCCAGATGGGGAAGGTCGCCACCGTCGGTCTCGCGCCGGCCATCTTCGGGCCGTGGATGAACATCTCCGGGTCGGCCCTGGCGAACTGGTGGCGCAGCCGGCCTCTCGGCGATGCATCCGTCACGCCGGCAGACGCCTGA